Proteins encoded by one window of Diachasmimorpha longicaudata isolate KC_UGA_2023 chromosome 20, iyDiaLong2, whole genome shotgun sequence:
- the LOC135171448 gene encoding beclin 1-associated autophagy-related key regulator isoform X3, translating to MSSVVWKFFKKIDRQNICDINMCKERVKLVHTLVNETKQSLFRGHQRLNILKDANLQLVLRLPRHEERVEKLQKYVNGLKMKQEKQKEAVDRKRQQLKKVIRTAAKQLIQYIFPLSKVEVNRSLCSSEEEGRNTDVVTCALADASGTSYVRGRWINDSENSLEAQHRIVAPTLPGSGDYSAYSIWVIYLFTVTANKDGVPGSNKENFMHNPAYNMSAALTYAAQLVNVLAYYVNVRLPYKLSYGEFCGNEMSSQKFARKVARLNSNVLHLCFTQNTDINVIHPMHTLQNLMHLLNTEISDLGRVGPMEADSTIADQLHNQLTSDLEKSDDSASDEEEDAFNWEWEAVPNVACPEMTVPIPGATLTQQSSSIQVNQSVAGGLVTSAAASIASIWRGWTTNK from the exons ATGTCTAGTGTTGTATGgaagtttttcaaaaaaatagacaGACAAAAC ATATGTGATATTAATATGTGCAAGGAGAGAGTTAAACTGGTGCACACTTTAGTCAATGAAACGAAGCAAAGTTTATTTAGAG GCCACCAACGACTGAATATTCTGAAGGACGCAAATTTGCAATTGGTCCTTCGTCTCCCCCGGCATGAAGAGAGGGTAGAAAAACTTCAGAAATACGTAAATGGCCTGAAGATGAAACAGGAGAAGCAGAAGGAGGCGGTTGACAGGAAGAGACAGCAGTTGAAGAAGGTCATAAGGACCGCAGCAAAGCAGCTGATTCAATACATATTCCCTTTGAGTAAAGTTGAAGTTAATCGAAG tTTATGTAGCAGTGAAGAAGAAGGCCGAAACACCGATGTTGTCACATGTGCATTGGCAGACGCCTCAGGAACTTCATACGTGCGAGGGCGATGGATCAATGATTCTGAAAATAGTTTAGAAGCTCAGCATCGAATTGTAGCTCCAACTTTACCAGGATCTGGTGATTACAGTGCATATTCAATTTGGG tgaTTTACTTGTTTACAGTTACTGCCAATAAAGACGGAGTTCCAGGGTCTAATAAGGAAAATTTTATGCACAATCCAGCATATAATATGAGCGCTGCATTAACATACGCCGCACAACTTGTTAATGTCTTGGCGTATTACGTTAATGTCAGATTGCCCTACAAATTATCTTATGG aGAATTCTGTGGCAATGAAATGTCAAGCCAGAAATTCGCGCGGAAGGTCGCCCGTCTCAACAGCAATGTTCTTCACCTGTGTTTCACCCAGAATACAGACATCAATGTCATACACCCAATGCACACACTCCAAAATCTAATGCACCTACTCAACACAGAGATAAGTGATCTCGGTCGAGTGGGTCCTATGGAGGCAGATTCGACGATTGCTGACCAGCTCCACAATCAATTAACGTCTGACCTTGAGAAGAGTGACGACTCGGCGTCGGATGAAGAGGAGGACGCATTCAATTGGGAGTGGGAAGCT GTTCCAAATGTGGCCTGTCCCGAGATGACAGTGCCAATACCTGGCGCAACACTCACTCAGCAGTCCTCGAGTATCCAGGTAAACCAGAGCGTCGCCGGAGGTCTCGTTACAAGTGCTGCTGCCAGCATTGCCTCCATTTGGCGCGGTTGGACgactaataaataa
- the LOC135171448 gene encoding beclin 1-associated autophagy-related key regulator isoform X2, with protein sequence MATSSSDGSCTAPADFQLSADLEDVSNRLSINFLKCPVCHNNRRVFYCKQCVQNGNFVHSTSVYSERFADKQLRLLRLKAARTQLEDNWAKVFEKHRQKDKLICDINMCKERVKLVHTLVNETKQSLFRGHQRLNILKDANLQLVLRLPRHEERVEKLQKYVNGLKMKQEKQKEAVDRKRQQLKKVIRTAAKQLIQYIFPLSKVEVNRSLCSSEEEGRNTDVVTCALADASGTSYVRGRWINDSENSLEAQHRIVAPTLPGSGDYSAYSIWVTANKDGVPGSNKENFMHNPAYNMSAALTYAAQLVNVLAYYVNVRLPYKLSYGEFCGNEMSSQKFARKVARLNSNVLHLCFTQNTDINVIHPMHTLQNLMHLLNTEISDLGRVGPMEADSTIADQLHNQLTSDLEKSDDSASDEEEDAFNWEWEAVPNVACPEMTVPIPGATLTQQSSSIQVNQSVAGGLVTSAAASIASIWRGWTTNK encoded by the exons ATGGCGACAAGTAGTTCGGACGGTTCTTGCACAGCACCAGCTGATTTTCAATTATCCGCAGATCTCGAAGACGTGTCCAATCGTTTAAGTATTAATTTCTTAAAGTGTCCTGTGTGCCATAATAACAGAAGAGTTTTCTACTGCAAACAGTGCGTTCAGAATGGAAATTTCGTGCATTCAACGTCTGTTTACTCTGAACG ATTTGCGGACAAACAATTACGGTTGTTACGGCTGAAGGCAGCAAGGACCCAACTGGAGGACAATTGGGCGAAGGTATTCGAGAAACACAGGCAGAAGGATAAATTG ATATGTGATATTAATATGTGCAAGGAGAGAGTTAAACTGGTGCACACTTTAGTCAATGAAACGAAGCAAAGTTTATTTAGAG GCCACCAACGACTGAATATTCTGAAGGACGCAAATTTGCAATTGGTCCTTCGTCTCCCCCGGCATGAAGAGAGGGTAGAAAAACTTCAGAAATACGTAAATGGCCTGAAGATGAAACAGGAGAAGCAGAAGGAGGCGGTTGACAGGAAGAGACAGCAGTTGAAGAAGGTCATAAGGACCGCAGCAAAGCAGCTGATTCAATACATATTCCCTTTGAGTAAAGTTGAAGTTAATCGAAG tTTATGTAGCAGTGAAGAAGAAGGCCGAAACACCGATGTTGTCACATGTGCATTGGCAGACGCCTCAGGAACTTCATACGTGCGAGGGCGATGGATCAATGATTCTGAAAATAGTTTAGAAGCTCAGCATCGAATTGTAGCTCCAACTTTACCAGGATCTGGTGATTACAGTGCATATTCAATTTGGG TTACTGCCAATAAAGACGGAGTTCCAGGGTCTAATAAGGAAAATTTTATGCACAATCCAGCATATAATATGAGCGCTGCATTAACATACGCCGCACAACTTGTTAATGTCTTGGCGTATTACGTTAATGTCAGATTGCCCTACAAATTATCTTATGG aGAATTCTGTGGCAATGAAATGTCAAGCCAGAAATTCGCGCGGAAGGTCGCCCGTCTCAACAGCAATGTTCTTCACCTGTGTTTCACCCAGAATACAGACATCAATGTCATACACCCAATGCACACACTCCAAAATCTAATGCACCTACTCAACACAGAGATAAGTGATCTCGGTCGAGTGGGTCCTATGGAGGCAGATTCGACGATTGCTGACCAGCTCCACAATCAATTAACGTCTGACCTTGAGAAGAGTGACGACTCGGCGTCGGATGAAGAGGAGGACGCATTCAATTGGGAGTGGGAAGCT GTTCCAAATGTGGCCTGTCCCGAGATGACAGTGCCAATACCTGGCGCAACACTCACTCAGCAGTCCTCGAGTATCCAGGTAAACCAGAGCGTCGCCGGAGGTCTCGTTACAAGTGCTGCTGCCAGCATTGCCTCCATTTGGCGCGGTTGGACgactaataaataa
- the LOC135171448 gene encoding beclin 1-associated autophagy-related key regulator isoform X1 has protein sequence MATSSSDGSCTAPADFQLSADLEDVSNRLSINFLKCPVCHNNRRVFYCKQCVQNGNFVHSTSVYSERFADKQLRLLRLKAARTQLEDNWAKVFEKHRQKDKLICDINMCKERVKLVHTLVNETKQSLFRGHQRLNILKDANLQLVLRLPRHEERVEKLQKYVNGLKMKQEKQKEAVDRKRQQLKKVIRTAAKQLIQYIFPLSKVEVNRSLCSSEEEGRNTDVVTCALADASGTSYVRGRWINDSENSLEAQHRIVAPTLPGSGDYSAYSIWVIYLFTVTANKDGVPGSNKENFMHNPAYNMSAALTYAAQLVNVLAYYVNVRLPYKLSYGEFCGNEMSSQKFARKVARLNSNVLHLCFTQNTDINVIHPMHTLQNLMHLLNTEISDLGRVGPMEADSTIADQLHNQLTSDLEKSDDSASDEEEDAFNWEWEAVPNVACPEMTVPIPGATLTQQSSSIQVNQSVAGGLVTSAAASIASIWRGWTTNK, from the exons ATGGCGACAAGTAGTTCGGACGGTTCTTGCACAGCACCAGCTGATTTTCAATTATCCGCAGATCTCGAAGACGTGTCCAATCGTTTAAGTATTAATTTCTTAAAGTGTCCTGTGTGCCATAATAACAGAAGAGTTTTCTACTGCAAACAGTGCGTTCAGAATGGAAATTTCGTGCATTCAACGTCTGTTTACTCTGAACG ATTTGCGGACAAACAATTACGGTTGTTACGGCTGAAGGCAGCAAGGACCCAACTGGAGGACAATTGGGCGAAGGTATTCGAGAAACACAGGCAGAAGGATAAATTG ATATGTGATATTAATATGTGCAAGGAGAGAGTTAAACTGGTGCACACTTTAGTCAATGAAACGAAGCAAAGTTTATTTAGAG GCCACCAACGACTGAATATTCTGAAGGACGCAAATTTGCAATTGGTCCTTCGTCTCCCCCGGCATGAAGAGAGGGTAGAAAAACTTCAGAAATACGTAAATGGCCTGAAGATGAAACAGGAGAAGCAGAAGGAGGCGGTTGACAGGAAGAGACAGCAGTTGAAGAAGGTCATAAGGACCGCAGCAAAGCAGCTGATTCAATACATATTCCCTTTGAGTAAAGTTGAAGTTAATCGAAG tTTATGTAGCAGTGAAGAAGAAGGCCGAAACACCGATGTTGTCACATGTGCATTGGCAGACGCCTCAGGAACTTCATACGTGCGAGGGCGATGGATCAATGATTCTGAAAATAGTTTAGAAGCTCAGCATCGAATTGTAGCTCCAACTTTACCAGGATCTGGTGATTACAGTGCATATTCAATTTGGG tgaTTTACTTGTTTACAGTTACTGCCAATAAAGACGGAGTTCCAGGGTCTAATAAGGAAAATTTTATGCACAATCCAGCATATAATATGAGCGCTGCATTAACATACGCCGCACAACTTGTTAATGTCTTGGCGTATTACGTTAATGTCAGATTGCCCTACAAATTATCTTATGG aGAATTCTGTGGCAATGAAATGTCAAGCCAGAAATTCGCGCGGAAGGTCGCCCGTCTCAACAGCAATGTTCTTCACCTGTGTTTCACCCAGAATACAGACATCAATGTCATACACCCAATGCACACACTCCAAAATCTAATGCACCTACTCAACACAGAGATAAGTGATCTCGGTCGAGTGGGTCCTATGGAGGCAGATTCGACGATTGCTGACCAGCTCCACAATCAATTAACGTCTGACCTTGAGAAGAGTGACGACTCGGCGTCGGATGAAGAGGAGGACGCATTCAATTGGGAGTGGGAAGCT GTTCCAAATGTGGCCTGTCCCGAGATGACAGTGCCAATACCTGGCGCAACACTCACTCAGCAGTCCTCGAGTATCCAGGTAAACCAGAGCGTCGCCGGAGGTCTCGTTACAAGTGCTGCTGCCAGCATTGCCTCCATTTGGCGCGGTTGGACgactaataaataa